GAAGTTTCAACTTTTGGAGTTTCTCCGTATGGAACTCAAACACCAATACtttctctgtccaacaaaagaagtTTTAACTTTAACTAAATCTGAATGCaactatacactaagtcatgtctagatacatctaaattttaacaaacttgagaaattttttgttggacggaaaaagtagaaaattcagaaatgtTGATCATGCTCGATGGGTGTATCAACAAGAGATATTAAAGATTCGCGCACAAATTTCATGCCAATGGTAACAAACTCAACCCTTCCATATATCATAATGCATGCAAGTTCTTCGAACAAGTGTCGCATCTATCTTAACTTCTCCCGGGTTGACCGTGCGAGACTATAAATGTGCCCTTCAAGAGGCAAATTTATAAGGGCAAGATTTAATCTCAAATTTCCAAGTGCCAAAGCATGATTGTACTTTCCGGTTTCTAACTTTCTCATCCAATGGATTTTGGTTTCAAAAGTACAGATGATTTTTCTTTGTGCAATATCCTAAGTGAACTTTCTTGGGAGCACTTAAAAATCCTTTTCATTTTTACGATCTCCTAATTTTCGCTTGGTATTACAATgccatttttgcaaaagggtacCTATTGAATGAAGAAATTCCGCCTTGAGAGAAAGGTGGAGCAACGGTTCGCGGTAGATCTCCCTGAGCCGTCCAGTGTCCATCGAACGGCCAATATCTCCCCTTACGAGGAACGAGTTAAGCCAAATCGGACTTCTTTCGCGATCCCCATCCCCATCTCCATCTCCCATGgcagagccgccgccgccgccgtcgcagtCGCCGGCGCAGACGCCACCGCCCCCGCAGCAGCAGACACCTGCGGTATCCGTGCGCGACGACATGATGGCGTGCGTGGCTGcgctggaggcggcgctgctgccgtGCCTCCCCGCgcgcgagctgcaggccgtcGACCGCTCCCTCCAGTCCTCCCACCAGAGTACGGACCTTCTTGCCGTCATCTATttatcctcctcctcttgctgaTCCGCGCGGGCGTGTTTCCGGCCAAGATCCGTGGTTCTTGGTTGGTCCCAGCCCCTCGCGGGCGAGGTGTTCGTTGTTTTGCGTACGATATAGCTAGGGAGCTAACTGTTCGTTATTACGAATTATCTCTAGCGTTTTGCGTGTCCATGAGCGTTTATGTCGTGATTGGCTTCTTTGATTCCCGGTAAATTAGTTTTCAGTTGCTTAGGTTACTGAGATTTCTGTAGCCGTATTTAATTTTGTTCTGTTACTAATGCCAAATTGgaaatgatggctttgtttttttgcttttggacAGTTGATGTTGAGAGGCATGCGAGGGATTTCATGGAGGCTGCCAAGAAGCTTCAGTCTTACTTCATCAGCCTGCAGCGCGAGGACCAACCGACGACGGAAGAAATGCTTCAGAAGGTGCGTTTTTTCAGCTAAGATCCTTCACCCGGGAATCGCTTCATTGTCGATTGCAGTTGGAGTGAACATGTAGTGCATGGTTTTGCTAGATCCTATGCTAGGGGAAAGGTGGTGATGGGTGTTGTTTGCCACTAGGCAGAGGGCTGATGGCATTTTGTACGGGTAGCACCATAGTGGAGTGATGGGGTACAAGGGCACCTGTGGAGGAATGGCTAGAGAGTGATAAAAGGAACGTGGACAGTTttggtttttatttttgttggtgTTTGTTAGTAGATTTTCCACGAGTTTATCAGCTACACATTAACCCCTAATTATATGCACTAGTTTTCAGGAATAGCTGATTTGAGGATCACCTCTTGCTCTAGTCACTTGTAGCTGTTTTTATAATATCTTGTGGTTATGTGTTTTGGTTTGCGGGAAACTACATTCCGTGGTACGAGTATCATTACAATAACTGCCTTAATTGTATTTTGACCACACTTACACTGAAAAAGGATAGGTGTGTCAATAGGGAAATGTTTTTTCGTgattgaagaacttgatgtaAATCTTTTATGCTATTTTAGAGGCAATTTCGTACTATCGAAGATATATAACTGTCACATACATACTGTGATTGAATGATCTAAGGTAATCAGTaacctttgttttctttttatggttgaagataaaaaaaacacataattACCTACAGAAATGTGCAaatagataaataaatataaatgttGACATTGGGAGCAATTTAAATCACTTGAGGTCTTGATTCTTCTTTTATATTGTCTTGGAAGTAGTCTAGACTCAAGAAAAGTCATATGTGCTGTATCCGTAAAGCGTATGTAGGATGCCAGCTCTGAGCCATAATCTCAGTATTTTTCGTGTTTGAGCTGCAGGAAATTGCTACAATGGAAGAAGAACTGAAGACCAAGTCTGAGCTCATTGCCAAGCATAAGAAGCTCATCGAAGGGTGGCAGAAAGAACTGAAGGACCAGCTGGGCAAGCACAACACCGAGCTCGAAAGAGTGTGACTCTGCCATGTACATTCCGATTTCGTCGACAGTGACCATGAATCATACCTGGCCAAATGTTAAGTCATCCCTAGAGAAGTTGTGTCAATCAAGGCTACCCACCGTAACTGATGTGTAGGATCTAACCAGTTAACTGTTGTCTTCCTTTTGGCTAGAAATTGTTCTTCAATGACTTTGTTTTCAATTACCCCAACAAATCGCCCTGGATCAACATGCGTCTGTCTACTTCTCTGAAAAAATATGGATGGTGTACACTTTCTCGTTCACTTGATTATGAAACATGTATGATTTATCTATTTGAATGAATAATAGAGTAACTAAAATAGTACCCTCCCAAATACGACACTAATCAAATCAAATAGAGGAACCCAAATGACCAGTAGCTTTATGTACAACTTTGAAAGTGTCGATCGAGAAAGATGATGCAAGCAGGATCCCGCATATTAAGTCAAATTTTGAACTGGGAAATTTCTAGTGGTCTAGAAGCAGGACAGCGCTTGCATCCCTAGAGACAACCCACCAAAACTAATACGGACTATTAGGAATatttcaaatatatatattggcGACCAACTTAGCCCTACATCAACGTGACGTGTGCCTTGTGCTCTAAAAATATCCAAAGTGTCAGAAGTTGTGTGCATCTATCCATTTTGCTTTCACTTCATCGTGAAACATGGCATCTTCATAGCTGCCCGCCTGCCCGAATACATCGATTTGAAGTCTGGCAAATTTGAAAAGAAATCTGGGCAGATCATATACTTGTGGCTAAATTTTTCATATTCTTGAGAAATTTTTTGTGACAAAATATCAGAAATCAGAATACTGTGTATCACACGCATATGTAGATTGTTTCTAGTATGTAGATTGtttctactctctccgtcccatattaagtgactcaaatttgccaaaatatggatgtatctatgcctagaaaacgtatagatacatgtaataaaaagtcacttagtatgggacggaggtagtagttgTGAATGCTCGATGAAAACAATGTGATCATGATGCCACAAAAACGCAGCTTAATATTAATTTACTGGATTATCCATGACACAGTCTTCCTTACACATGATGAAGAAAATCTACTAATGGTGAGAAACCTGGATTACAACATTAATTCACCGAGTCAATACAGCTCAAGCTCTTTATTTCTTCGCGTATGTGATGAGCATTAGGTTatcttttgaaattttgaagttCTGAAGAGCGCTCATAGCTGCCGTTGCCTGCCCCTCATCTCCATACTCCACGAAAGCAATACCTGGCTTTGCTTCGATCATCCTTGCTTCCTTGAACCCTTGGTACTGGCAGAAGAGCATCTGCAGCATCATAGGGGTCGTGTCGTGTGGGAGATTTTGGACGAAGAGGATGTTATTTGGCACAATAATCTCTGGCATCATGACCTTCGGTCCACCACCAAAAGGTAGCTGGGAGAGCTGTACAAGAAGAAGGTCAAGCCAGTAATAATGTGAAGAAAAATAACAGAATAAGTGTGAAAACGTGCCCATCCTAATATCGACATATGTATGATGCACAAATTTACAATCCCCACCTAAGTCTAATGCTACTCCCAAAGCTGACTGGATCCCTTTAGTATATTGAATGCCAATTTTATTTAACCACTGGCTTGTGCACAGACATCTCCCATATAGAATGGTGACACAGCAGGCAGCATGTCCAGGTAAAGGCGTTACATAAGGAAATTTTTGTATGAGTGGGGCTTGGTGGTCAGCCACATGAAATAGCAAGAAGGGGCGTAGCATAGGGCACAAGAACACAATGCAATCATCACTATAGTCTATAGAAGTCTTCCAAAAAAACACATGCAACCATTCTACATAAGAAACGGAAAACACATGAATGAGAAACAAGATGCCTAATCAATTATACAATACTTACTGGAGGAGCCCCATAAGCACCAGGATAGGCATTCATGCCTAAGGTACCCTGGCTAACATCGTGGTGCTGCTCACGCTTCTGCTTCTTTTCAGCTGCAATATTCATCAAGAAATAAAGTAAACTAACGAGATTTGCTCTCAAAGTTAAAAGTAAAACAAGTCGACATAAGCCCGTAACAAAAACTACATGTAAAGTTCCTCCTAGCTCTGTCAACATAGAGCAAGCGTGTGTGAAGCTAAATCCCATGAAATGAGTTGATAACTGATATCAGGTTAGGTGACAACTGCTTTATTGCCCTTCACTTCAAATTAATACTTGTATTCTAGTAAAAATAACAAGGTTCTATTTTGGGGGAGTGTGGTTATTTTTGGTGAAGTTTCGGTACTtggttcaaatttgaactgaaTACCAAAACTTTACAGAGCAGTACCAGTCTTCCAAACAGCCTCTACATGTAAGAACCAGGCAAAACAGGATCAGACAAAGACACAATAagaaatattactccctccgaacCAAATTAATTTGGTCAGATTTGGTCTAGATAcccatgtatctagacacgttTCAGTGTGTAGGTTCgctcattttgaaaaaaagctgcgacaattaatttggatcagagggagtagtatttttagACAATCTGAAATTTTAAGGCAACTGAGTGCATCTATTTAGTTGGTTTAAAAAAAGTGCATCTATTGAGCTGGTTAGAAAATTTTGCATTTACAATGTAACCTAAGAAAATTGTTAACATGGTGTAGTGAAACCTACCATCAGTTGGAAATTTGTAACCAGGGGACAGTGGGGCACAAAAATAGTGTACGGTTGAATCGGGCTATTTTAACGTTCTAGTGGTAGTGCATATCCACAACTCATACTACAGACCCTTATGGTGACACCAGTACCTCCTGAACCCAATTTATTGGAGTAGTTGCTAGACACCATTTCATGGATTCATGCAAGAGTCCGTCTCCAGCACATCTTTCAAATTAAGTTTTGTGATATATATTGAACTTAGTACACAGTGTTAACAGGTGAAAGGCTAATTATTTGCAAAAACCCTAATGTATCAACAAATGATATGCCAATTATTTAACATAAACCCTAATGTATCCAAATAAAAGAAAGTAGTGTAACTCAAGCACTCGGTAAAACATTGAATGCAAGAGTACATATTAATCAGAATCTTACGTTTCTCATCAGTCCTCTTCCTTCTTTCTCGAGGAACAAAGGTGCCATCAGCTTTTGCTACAACATCTGACTTGGTCTTGGCATATTGAATTTTCTGAAATGAAACAGCCAACGTTTCACATGGGACAAATATAGTCCAGCTTATTGGAGCCAACATATAATGCAAGAAGCAGATGAAACGATAAATGTGGATCGTATTCAGTTCAGTTTGAACAACTGAGGCATAGTTTGGTCTATACAAATGATTTAGTAGTAGATAATAAATGGCATATCATATAAGCGCAACAAGCTAGTTTATTATACTGGCTATAAAGTTGTTTGGGTAAACACAACTTGCAACTTTATAAACAAACACAACTTGCAACTCTTATAAACAACTGAACAAGCCATAGTACTATACCAGAGCTGGTACTagtacgtactccctccgtcccatattaagtgacttcctattacatgtatctagacgtattttagtatatagatacgtccatatttagacaaatttgagtcacttaatatgggacggagggagtatgttttttctctcttgaCATGGTATTCATAACCCTAATAAGCCTGACTAACTATGCTAAGGGCAACATATCTAGCAACATTAGCATCAAATGATGAGAAAACCAAAGCTGCAACCACTATTAAGCTCTAAATAAACTCACCATAGGTTTGTCATAGAAGGGGAAGTCTTGCATCCTCTTCAAAGCCTCAGTTGCTGATGCAACATCTTCAAACACAACCCATGCCTGCCCTTTATGCTTCAAGGTCTTAAAAGCAAGCACTTCAAGGATTTTCCCAAACTGGGAGAAAACGGCATTGAGGGACTTCTTAAGTTCTGTAAGGATTTCAGCAAATTATATTCAACTATATCAGGCAGCTGCATTGGtctcaaaaaagagaaagtaaATAAGATTGAACAGAAACTAGCCGCATAGGAGAATAGACATGGACTATTGAATTTATAGATGCGGAACAAAATGTGTAACTCAAACAAAGAGGATTACCATCACAAACTAAGAGGATTGTTATCAGACTAAGCAGATCTCTAGCTCTAAGGCACGCTAGACCACCGATTCCCAAGATATCTGCAGCAATCCTCCATGAGAGCATTACAGAACACCTTCTAGGGGTTTTAGGTGCTCGAGAATCCAACGAGAGAATGCACGCAAGCTTCTTCCTCACCGGGGGAACAACGGAGACGCGACGGGATTACACggcgaaaagaagaaagaaattcGCGAGAATCGCCCTAGGGTTTAGACAGGGAGGTGGGGAGCAGGGGGCAAACGGCAGAAGGCTCCAACCAGCGGATGAGCGAGCGATACCTTCGAGTTTGGTCTTCTCGTTGAGGTTGTTGATGTAGATGGTGACGTTCGGCTGGACGCCATtcgcctccccgccgccgccgccgaccgccgcctcgccgctcATATCCTCGTCGCGCAGTCGCAGCCCAGAGCTTTTCCTCTCTAGACTCTTCGGTTTCGTTGCCCAGGCAGGCTTGTTCCTCCCTGTTCTCTGCGCCTTATTTTGCGCTGGGCCTTTCTCCTTAATCTTGCTTCGGAATGTCTAATTGGGGCCCTTGTTGTTGGGCCGTAATATTTGCAGCTTTGCTCTGCGTCAAAATCGTCATGAGATTGATAAAAAGAATTGGTGGTACGTCATAAAAAGAATTAGACGGTGCCCCGCACGTTGCAGAAACTTTTAGTTAACATagagtattcaaaattgaagacatatacttcttccgtttcataattcttgtcgaaagattcatgtatctaaacactttttagaaatatatacatccatttttatcaaatttgagacaagaattatgaaacagagggagaaATAAATTGTAAATTGTTCACTTAGTGGGGATAGCTTGATGGTaataacatgcatgcatgtgcaaaactATGAGTTTTTcgctaaataggtgtgaacaaattaattatgtgatgatgtggtatgtttagagaaatcaagtagtgtGTTGCTtatacttagatatagaagattgtTTTGGGGTTtgtggtaaaaaaaacagtccgattttcttcttccacaagaATGTGGTAATCACAAAAActaactacttcctccgttgcTAAATAAAGTATAAAAAATCTTATGTTTGTCCTAAGTCAGatttcttcaagtttgaccaagtttacaaaaaaaatcaaataagtatatattgaaaatatatataatcatCAAATTAATAAAAATTAGTTGGAGTTCTAGATTTTGGTAGATTtgaacttggtcaaacttgaaaactttgacttaggacaaacttagaacttcttatatttaggaacaagGAAAGTATTTAcaatcaaattttttttacaaattaaCTGCCCTTGTATGTTGTTAGAGATGCATGGTCCACTTTAAATCTTTAAAAAATTCGAGTCTATCACTGAAATAACTGCCcttgtattttgttttatttttacaaATAAAAGTGCTTTAAAGAAAGTACTAACAAAAACTTATGTTGTCTCTCGGAACAAACCACACAAACTCTGTATAATAGTTGACCGGAATTCAAGTCCATCATTCAAACAaatctataaactctataaagttaAAACCCACTAAGTGCAATTAATTTAGCAAGCAGCACATGCAGTCTGTCCACGTCAGGATTCATctaatatataatttttgctcaaaaaaatataatctATAATCAGTTTATTCTCCAGTTATTTCCCTGCGAGGCGCCTAGATACCACTTCCTCCCATCGTCTCTCTGCCTTCTTCACGAGCCAATTCTGCAGTTTCTCCCCTCTTCAATTAACTTCAACATTTATTCCCGTCCTGGCGGTCCTGCTAATCTTCCTCCTGCGCCCTTCCATCTCCCTCTGCAGCTTCTAGCCTCCCTGCTGTCCCTTCTTGCTCAAGCCCTTCATCCATCCACTCATATTCCACTTCAATTCGAGCTCCGTGCTCTGCTGCAGCTGGGATGGGGGGCCGATCTCTTCCTCGGTCTAATGGAGGATCCTTGCAAGCTCCGAAGGAACAACTCCCTGCCTGCAGCACATGGGATCGATCTGACGACTCTTCGTTTTGCTGATGCTGATGAGTACCGATCTAGAGGCTGTCAGATTGAACGTTTGTTCATGGTCATGGCTCACACCTGATGGAGATGTGTTGCCTTTCGGCGGATTTTTTGCTGTTATAGTCTCTGCTGTGAGAGAATTCCTTTCTTTTTGATCGCCTGGGATTTAGCCTGGTCTAAGCATTTTATATTTGTCAGATACATTCAGACTTTGTTACATCTTAGTTTCTTGCTATATGCAGTGGAACTGGGGAGGCTTTATCCTCCCTGTTGATCTAAAAAATTATCCCACTTCAACGGTATGGATCTCGGCCTCTTGCAAAGTTGATCTAAGTAATTGGAATTTTTCACATGCGGCATGGGATCGGATCGCTCATAATTTATGGAATGATTTACTTCCTCGATCAAGATCTCTCATATAAGTGTAATTTCTCATGCGGCTTGGGTCAGGTATGTATTTACATTAGTTCCCTAAAATTGTTGAGTTTGGTTTTAAAGTTGAAAGCTCATAATTTATGGATCGAATCAATTTCTTTCTTGATCAAGATATCCCTCAGATAAATTGAAATTTCTGTTGCGACTTGGGTCAGGTATGTACTTACGTTAGTTCCTTAAAACTGTACAATTTGGTAGGTCACTAGGCCTAGAATTCTCTTTGATAGTTTCAGCAGCCGACTGATTGCTAATTGTTAAAGTTGGAAACTCTTCTTTCAACAGTTTGTTCCATGTCTACAGCATGTATGTCAGCCCTTGCGGGAATTTTTTCTTCAGCAAAATTCTTTGTTGAGATTGTCATTTTGCGGATTGATAAAACTTTGCCAAATCATTCGGTTGAGAGAGTGCAAGCACTTCTCCCTAATATCTATAATTATTTCGTGTGCGCAATTTGTATTATGATATAAATGGATTTCAGGCCTTTATCTCTCCAATAAGTTGGTGCACATAGACATTAATCCCATGGAATTGTATGATTTTATttagtaagttttttttattttagacaATAGGCTTTACCCTCTGTTCCATTTCAtccaaaaagaaacaacatcGTTAGCATTTAGTGAGTTTGCTGTTGAAATATTAGTGTATGATTTTTACGTCCATGCATATTCTCTCATGgtggatttttctttcttttttagcaAAACTTTGCATGGTTTATCTTTGTAGACATTCAAATTTCATTGTCAACAACAAATGTTGCTACGGATTTCCGCGCTGCGGGAAATCATCTAGTTAAGAACAAAATCAAACCCCAAACTTTAGTGAACTTATTGTGTGAGGGTTACTGGTTGTCCTCTAATCAATCGACCGTTTGGATTTTATCCCTACGATATCATATATTCAAGGTCCGAGTTTAGTTGCTTCTGTTGCAGAAGCAGAATGCTAACCATCCTCTTTCTCTGCtataaaaaatacataaaaagaaacaaaagaaaaaagatattTCACCTTACACTGAATTAAAACTGTGGGGTTAGTAGCTCAAAGGCGgaagaaatgaaagaaaataagaaataatAGCAGATAGTAGAAAGTTAGAAACTACATCCTGTGAGACCTTCCCTCACCATACCACAGAATGTAAGTCAAAATACATCACACAGGTAAACCCACAAAAACCAAAACTATCTACACTCAAAGGCAAAAATACAtcacaaaaagcaaaagcagcTAACAAAAAGCAGGAGGAACATTCGGAATGGACGGTGCTGCTGAATCCGGTCTAATGATGTACAGAAGAACTCGTGTGTTACAAATGCTCATCAATTAAGGGCCATTAGGGAAGATGATTGGCTGGTGGATGCCATGCCCTGGTGGATCTAAACAATAGGAGTAGATCAGATCACCCCCTTCATTGAAGGAACTGGATGTTCATCAGGAGCTTTCCCCACGTGCTGGCTGTtaaaagtaaaaaaagaagggagaTAATCAGTAATGCTTGACCCTGAAAACACCCAGCTTATTTCAGGCCTAATGCAGTACCAGAAAGTTCGTTCAGGACAAGTTATTCAATGTAGAAACTATTGTTACTTGCATCTTGGGTAGTTCATATCTAGCTATACCATGGTCAGGTTAACTGTTTAAGATACGTAATGTCGGAAGGGTCAATTTATCCACATGTGAAACAATTTAGATTAAGTAAGCTGTAAATTTCTAGAGATTATTGCTCAAGTCATTTCCTTACATTCCTCGACTAAGAAAGTCACTAAAGAGATTAGTGAATATGTACAGTGGTTATTAACttgttatactccctccgatccatattaattgtcgaaatattacatgtatctagacgctttttaggcatagatacatccatatttggacgaatttgagacaattaatatggatcggagggagtaccttctATGAAGTTTCCATAAGCCCATGGTTTATTCAAGAGCTAGCTGGTTGGATAGCTAAAGTAGTATTAGTAGTTGACATGAATAGTCCCTTCTTGATCTAAAACTGATTGAAGAATATCCTCAGTTACATCATTATCCCACTCTATTGTAGTATCATATGTGCAACTTTAGACGTGCAGCTATTATATATTACTAAAACATAGCTGGATGATTGGACTACGGAAGAATTTGCAGAACCAGCAAAACACAGCAGATCTCGTGAGCTTCGAGAATTCACACTTCGATATCAACTAATGGCTACTGGACTGCATCAGACATTATTGTCAAAATTTATTTCATTATGTAAAGCATGGTTTCTATTTTTCGAAAAATCTAGTCAATGAAATGCCAAAGCATTCTATCTCTACTGGTTCAACTTGTAGTACATAAAAGAATATATGAATCCCATTCAAGCTAGCTCATTTACCTTATTTGGAATTAATCTCCTTACACGTGGTGTGTCTCTTTCCATTGGCTTCAAGATTTGAAATGAACACAATAGGTTTTCATCTATGCTCAACAGAGCACCTACATTATCGAATTCCCCACAATATTTTGGAGCTGAGAAGATTGTCACTAATCTCCGCTGGGCGAAGAACTTGTAACCATCTTCTACCACCTAGGTACATGCAATAATTGCGAGGTAAAGCTCGAGAATGACAATAATCgagaaaacaacaaatatgacTAATCTTTCACGCACCTGATGTGCTCAGCATATAAGGTCAAGATCGTTCTTCTCCAAAAAAACTGTACAAGCATATCCACGCCAAACGTACATGAAACCCCTTTGTCAGTCTCCCCCCACCTTCTCCATCGGGACTAGGATCAGACCAAAGCAAATCACAGAGGAGACCATAATCAGGAATCTCAGCTGGTCTCTCAATATCCTTTATTTTGTCCAGATCATTCAGTTCAGGTGACAggccaccatgcatgcacagtATCTTGTCGTCAATGAGTGCTGCAATAGGCAGGCAGTTGAAATAATCAGAGAATATCTTACACTGTCGTACATTGAACCTCCTCTTGCATTCATCATAGAAACCATAAACTCTGTTGATTTTTGCATAACAGGAAAACCTTGTCCAGGGTACCTTATTTTGTAT
The Brachypodium distachyon strain Bd21 chromosome 2, Brachypodium_distachyon_v3.0, whole genome shotgun sequence genome window above contains:
- the LOC100840919 gene encoding mediator of RNA polymerase II transcription subunit 28 is translated as MAEPPPPPSQSPAQTPPPPQQQTPAVSVRDDMMACVAALEAALLPCLPARELQAVDRSLQSSHQIDVERHARDFMEAAKKLQSYFISLQREDQPTTEEMLQKEIATMEEELKTKSELIAKHKKLIEGWQKELKDQLGKHNTELERV
- the LOC100841222 gene encoding U1 small nuclear ribonucleoprotein A, which gives rise to MSGEAAVGGGGGEANGVQPNVTIYINNLNEKTKLEELKKSLNAVFSQFGKILEVLAFKTLKHKGQAWVVFEDVASATEALKRMQDFPFYDKPMKIQYAKTKSDVVAKADGTFVPRERRKRTDEKPEKKQKREQHHDVSQGTLGMNAYPGAYGAPPLSQLPFGGGPKVMMPEIIVPNNILFVQNLPHDTTPMMLQMLFCQYQGFKEARMIEAKPGIAFVEYGDEGQATAAMSALQNFKISKDNLMLITYAKK